A DNA window from Aspergillus nidulans FGSC A4 chromosome V contains the following coding sequences:
- a CDS encoding uncharacterized protein (transcript_id=CADANIAT00003490): MSSRTIFLMGAPTFSSLRWDERDLLSESLPPFEDSKGCRERFGVFSGSTPVKWRLLSAPIVPKTTQSKPSQVMTGETRFFTTHDLATSVGKCASEQEDSELSQFYDHSFTVHETSEVSAPSALSGESALDSGLWTVSTDTSIATSDEREIPAARPHIQGGITDLKDIPNTVYLNSIVPQTMTVNLVVAIIDIRSPRRVITKHWKRELDLVEVVVGDETRAGFGVTFWLPPADENAVNTRGCGDGAGEELRASLMALRPRDIVLLRNVGLSCFQDRVYGQSLRRGYTKIDLLHRQQVDATDTGGIYRIRDILSHPAKDDDLPLVKVRKVHEWIRRFVPDSAGGGSNGPRMTTLPPDSQDGSL, from the coding sequence ATGTCTTCAAGGACTATCTTCCTCATGGGTGCTCCCACGTTTTCGAGTTTACGATGGGATGAACGAGACTTGCTCAGCGAATCTTTACCTCCCTTCGAAGACTCTAAGGGATGCCGTGAGAGATTCGGAGTGTTTTCAGGTAGCACGCCGGTCAAATGGAGATTATTGTCAGCACCAATTGTCCCAAAGACTACTCAAAGCAAGCCCTCCCAGGTGATGACTGGAGAGACCCGGTTCTTTACTACCCATGACCTCGCCACTTCGGTTGGCAAATGCGCATCCGAGCAAGAGGATTCAGAACTCTCTCAGTTCTACGACCATTCCTTTACAGTTCATGAAACTTCGGAGGTATCTGCACCAAGCGCCCTCTCCGGAGAGTCTGCATTAGACAGTGGTCTGTGGACTGTAAGCACAGATACCTCCATTGCGACAAGCGACGAGAGAGAAATTCCTGCTGCGAGGCCACATATTCAAGGCGGCATTACGGATCTTAAAGATATACCCAATACAGTATATCTTAACTCTATTGTGCCACAAACCATGACGGTAAATCTCGTCGTTGCCATCATTGATATCCGCTCTCCGCGTCGTGTCATAACGAAACACTGGAAGAGAGAATTAGATTTAGTTGAAGTGGTGGTAGGGGACGAGACTAGAGCGGGATTTGGAGTTACTTTCTGGCTTCCTCCGGCGGACGAGAATGCGGTCAACACTCGTGGATGCGGCGATGGGGCCGGAGAAGAGCTTCGAGCGTCACTGATGGCACTTCGCCCGCGGGATATTGTTCTTCTACGCAACGTAGGACTAAGTTGTTTCCAGGACCGAGTATATGGGCAGAGCCTAAGGAGGGGATATACCAAAATCGATCTGCTGCACCGCCAGCAAGTGGACGCAACTGACACAGGCGGGATCTATAGGATACGGGACATTCTTAGCCATCCTGCCAAGGACGATGATCTGCCGCTGGTGAAGGTGCGAAAGGTACACGAGTGGATCAGACGATTTGTTCCGGATTCAGCAGGCGGTGGTAGCAACGGTCCAAGGATGACGACTTTGCCTCCTGATTCACAGGACGGGTCGTTATAA
- a CDS encoding protein gcnA (transcript_id=CADANIAT00003488), producing the protein MRKNPFDMSELDAEIEANEEQQHQVRIHARQSIDGERSLLQDEERRQDDLKDRFIGAIDQGTTSTRFIIFDCVGNPVAKYQAEYRQLHEHSGWHEQDPYEMVDSVYTCIEEAMKTFLALGHSKSDIEAIGLTSQRETVLCWDWETGEPLCPSIAWPDTRTKALVRELKAQKGADELKNICGLPLSTYPSSVSLVWLLRNNEAVKQAYEEGRLAFGTVDSWLIYNLNGGLEGRHHVTDVTNASRTMLMNLETLDYDKRLLDFFGLDPKKIRLPKILPSSDPEGFGYVRSGPLEGVPITSDLGDQSAALVGHCAFTPGMAKNTYGTGCFLLYNVGEKPVISKHGLLGTVGFQLGKNRKPVYALEGSVAVAGSGVSFLMNNMGFFRDSRKVSDLAAMVPDNGGCVFVTAFSGLFAPYWIDDAKGTIFGITQHTQRGHIARATMEAACFQTKAILDAMEMDSGHSLSQLAVDGGMSNSDICMQTQADIIQIPVERPAMHETTALGAAIAAGFAIDIWKEFDELKNMNRANRTSFTPAISREQSQKMYKQWTKAVEMSRGWVDTKEMGGEDD; encoded by the exons ATGCGCAAGAACCCTTTTGACATGTCTGAGCTCGACGCCGAAATCGAGGCCAACGAAGAGCAGCAACACCAAGTCCGCATCCATGCCCGCCAATCAATTGACGGCGAACGGTCGTTGTTGCAGGATGAGGAGCGTCGGCAAGACGACTTGAAGGATCGTTTCATTGGTGCCATTGACCAGGGTACTACGAGTACGCGGTTCATTATTTTCGACTGCGTGGGCAACCCCGTTGCCAAATACCAGGCGGAATACCGCCAACTCCACGAGCATTCAGG ATGGCACGAACAAGATCCGTATGAGATGGTAGATTCCGTCTACACGTGTATTGAAGAGGCCATGAAAACATTCCTCGCCCTTGGTCATTCTAAGTCAGATATTGAAGCAATCGGTCTCACTAGCCAACGTGAGACAGTCCTCTGCTGGGATTGGGAAACTGGTGAACCTCTATGTCCCTCGATTGCTTGGCCCGATACCCGAACAAAAGCCCTTGTTCGAGAATTGAAAGCACAAAAAGGCGCCGATGAACTGAAGAACATTTGCGGTCTGCCACTATCCACATATCCTTCGTCTGTCTCATTGGTCTGGCTACTCCGCAACAACGAGGCCGTGAAACAGGCGTACGAGGAAGGACGACTTGCTTTTGGCACTGTCGATTCATGGCTCATCTACAACCTGAACGGTGGTCTAGAGGGTCGCCACCACGTAACGGATGTGACCAATGCCTCTAGAACCATGTTGATGAACCTCGAGACGCTCGATTATGATAAACGACTTCTGGACTTCTTTGGGTTAGACCCCAAGAAGATCCGGCTGCCCAAGATTCTTCCATCCTCTGACCCTGAGGGGTTCGGATATGTACGGTCAGGCCCCTTAGAAGGAGTTCCGATCACTAGCGACCTTGGAGATCAGTCTGCGGCGCTTGTTGGCCACTGTGCGTTTACTCCGGGCATGGCGAAGAATACCTATGGTACTGGATGCTTCCTCCTGTACAACGTTGGCGAGAAACCGGTTATTTCGAAGCATGGCCTGCTCGGTACTGTCGGATTTCAATTAGGAAAGAACCGGAAGCCCGTGTATGCACTTGAAGGAAGTGTGGCCGTCGCTGGTAGTGGTGTTTCATTCCTCATGAACAATATGGGCTTTTTCCGAGACTCACGTAAAGTGAGTGACTTGGCGGCAATGGTTCCAGACAACGGAGGGTGTGTCTTCGTCACAGCCTTCAGTGGTCTCTTTGCGCCATACTGGATTGATGACGCCAAGGGAACAATTT TTGGAATCACGCAACATACCCAACGTGGTCACATCGCACGTGCGACTATGGAGGCCGCCTGCTTCCAAACCAAAGCGATTCTCGATGCCATGGAGATGGACAGTGGGCACTCCCTCTCTCAGCTCGCCGTCGACGGAGGAATGAGCAACTCGGATATCTGCATGCAG ACCCAAGCAGACATCATTCAAATTCCCGTCGAACGACCGGCCATGCATGAGACGACAGCGCTGGGCGCAGCAATCGCCGCCGGCTTCGCCATCGATATCTGGAAGGAATTTGATGAACTTAAAAACATGAACCGCGCCAACCGAACCTCATTCACCCCCGCAATCTCCCGCGAACAAAGCCAGAAGATGTATAAACAGTGGACGAAAGCCGTCGAAATGTCTCGCGGTTGGGTGGATACCAAGGAGATGGGAGGTGAGGACGACTAG
- a CDS encoding uncharacterized protein (transcript_id=CADANIAT00003487) yields the protein MLPSRPTALPNSNLATRIRNGTTITRLLNYTVFTLLSIILLCLILLTPADAIYQCYVTHRLTNIFIITGGYVVTFLLAVLIYATRIYTNRSVLGGIPKAWIPVEKEDVSKSVRRLVVEGLGRSALIARGARPRNLGRGSGANGPRDVDGNGQAFADPGAGDNEEKEGLLRGFDYDVDPSNPPWGVIEHPGWSAPESSLSASAPDQGTSDGDAQTPEPSLCYRTVIRELPHLIEAKAVSLAPPDPVFTVHPQYQTQTGEGDEATRIPDTRIVAILRRPGTMSLRSYINHLISLSILHPPEIGLEFLALYERARFSGKELYEDEFRELMGVFADVLRGMRFDQEHHRLLLDMNDYNEDGDLGHWRRNTSVFEHSLFGSKTESVIGPSDEEGETTETDTLGSVNINIDSPRRRHRRQRQSRSGPRSRPVHGNDHTYNHTDGHPNLEPASRPPPGQSRSRSQSLVDFKAGNLSENAIYWPRAGARTPSTHSARSLHPDRSYGSGSGADAGSGLSLRSASRSGSASGSASVSLSGGSVIRLADARTESVSGLPYVIGR from the coding sequence ATGCTGCCATCACGACCAACTGCACTCCCAAACTCAAATCTAGCGACTCGCATTCGCAACGGCACCACCATCACACGCCTTTTAAATTACACTGTCTTCACCCTCCTTTCTATAATCCTTTTGTGTCTGATCCTCCTGACACCCGCTGATGCGATTTATCAATGCTACGTGACGCACCGCCTCACCAATATCTTCATCATAACAGGCGGGTACGTCGTGACATTCTTGCTTGCGGTTCTGATCTACGCGACGCGCATCTACACGAATCGTAGCGTATTGGGAGGAATCCCTAAAGCCTGGATACCAgttgagaaggaagatgTAAGCAAAAGTGTGCGCCggcttgttgttgaggggTTAGGGAGGAGCGCACTTATTGCTAGGGgggcaagaccaaggaaTCTAGGTCGGGGTAGCGGTGCAAATGGGCCAAGAGATGTGGATGGGAACGGACAAGCTTTTGCGGACCCCGGTGCTGGTGACAACGAGGAAAAAGAAGGTTTACTTAGGGGATTCGACTACGATGTCGACCCCTCGAACCCGCCGTGGGGAGTCATCGAACATCCAGGATGGTCAGCGCCGGAGTCATCGTTATCGGCGTCTGCACCGGATCAGGGAACGTCAGACGGGGACGCGCAGACGCCTGAACCAAGCCTATGCTACCGCACCGTCATCCGCGAACTGCCCCATCTCATCGAAGCGAAAGCCGTTTCCCTTGCGCCTCCCGATCCAGTCTTCACAGTCCatcctcaatatcagacTCAAACAGGTGAAGGTGACGAAGCGACCCGCATTCCAGACACTCGCATCGTCGCTATCCTCCGGCGCCCCGGCACAATGTCCCTGCGCAGCTACATCAACCACCTAATTTCGCTCTCAATCCTACACCCGCCAGAGATAGGATTGGAGTTTCTGGCCTTATACGAGCGTGCTCGGTTCTCCGGAAAGGAGCTATACGAAGACGAGTTCCGCGAGCTGATGGGTGTTTTTGCGGATGTCTTAAGGGGCATGCGGTTTGACCAGGAGCATCACCGGCTGTTACTGGACATGAATGACTACAACGAGGATGGTGACTTGGGGCATTGGAGGCGGAACACAAGCGTATTTGAACACTCCCTCTTTGGCTCGAAAACTGAGTCGGTAATTGGGCCGTCAGACGAAGAGGGCGAGACGACCGAGACGGACACACTTGGGTCTGTGAATATCAATATCGATTCGCCCCGTCGGCGTCACcgtcgccagcgccagtctcGCTCTGGCCCTCGTTCTCGTCCTGTTCATGGGAATGACCATACGTACAACCATACGGACGGGCATCCGAACCTCGAGCCCGCTTCAAGACCACCTCCAGGTCAGAGTCGCAGTCGGAGTCAGAGTCTGGTTGACTTCAAAGCCGGCAATTTATCGGAAAATGCAATATACTGGCCCCGCGCTGGCGCCAGAACTCCCTCAACGCATTCGGCGCGTTCGCTGCACCCGGACCGGTCGTATGGCTCGGGTTCGGGCGCGGACGCGGGATCGGGATTGAGTCTACGCTCGGCATCCCGGTCCGGTTCTGCATCCGGTAGTGCGAGTGTGAGTTTGAGTGGCGGGAGCGTGATTCGGCTGGCTGATGCGCGGACGGAAAGCGTTTCAGGCTTGCCGTATGTTATTGGAAGGTAG
- a CDS encoding i-AAA protease YME1 (transcript_id=CADANIAT00003489), translated as MASQLPILKPNVSASGSWPSMSKFLKSPLHRTGQSFATIGSAIQDSRRRLHTETFARKSTPSEVVAFGVYSAPVHRLPRSLLSKSSIFTPSSFAGRHCHPLASKTYSTLAPPLNRTRNVLIPSTLQQQRFIFGGPSHSLLAQKEKTANNNPSSANAQNAFYQALLRANMPAIVIERYRSGHFSSNAVSEQIYLKALERVGGGVSAPAANLNQGLRSDQIQAVGQAVAAQNQGGQIGISSKQSGTGAKEAPLYVVVEESLGSAVFRWVKFIVLFCAFAYASMIVLSIVLETTGVLKNIKGPHSNEAQPEHQTVRFSDVHGCDEAKDELQELVEFLLNPERFSSLGGKLPKGVLLVGPPGTGKTLLARAVAGEAGVPFFYMSGSEFDEVYVGVGAKRVRELFNQARSKSPAIIFIDELDAIGAKRNERDAAYVKQTLNQLLTELDGFSQSTGVIILAATNYPELLDKALTRPGRFDRKVVVDLPDVRGRMDILKHHMKNVQISTDVDVAVIARGTSGFSGADLENLVNQAAIFASRNKQSKVTPKDFDYAKDKIIMGAEARSRIIQDKDKLLTAYHEAGHALVAYFSPSSMPLYKITIMPRGMSLGSTHFLPEMDMVSKNYVQYLSDIDVSMGGKVAEELIYGEDKVTSGISADLASATRTAFTLVTRFGYSKKLGNVDLYANYDSLSSETKQEIEAEVRRLVEEARQRATNILTERRHELELLTKALIKYETLTKEEMEKVLRGESLDRLVVPADAPMKLPEPISATNLSPNQGVEESGNRASAE; from the exons ATGGCCTCTCAACTTCCGATCCTCAAGCCG AATGTGTCGGCATCCGGATCATGGCCGTCGATGTCAAAATTCTTGAAGTCTCCCCTGCATCGCACCGGACAGTCTTTCGCAACAATAGGCTCCGCAATCCAGGATTCACGACGACGCCTGCACACGGAG ACTTTTGCGCGCAAGTCGACGCCTTCTGAGGTTGTCGCCTTTGGAGTTTACAGCGCACCAGTACATCGATTGCCACGATCTCTGCTCAGCA AAAGCTCTATATTTACTCCATCGTCCTTCGCCGGCCGTCATTGCCACCCACTGGCTTCCAAAACCTATTCGACATTGGCACCGCCGCTGAATCGCACCCGCAATGTTCTCATTCCAAGTACCCTACAACAGCAACGCTTTATCTTTGGAGGACCGTCCCATAGTTTGCTGGCGCAGAAGGAAAAGACGGCGAACAACAACCCCAGTAGCGCCAACGCCCAAAATGCGTTCTACCAAGCCCTTCTTCGAGCCAACATGCCGGCGATTGTAATCGAACGGTACAGAAGCGGGCACTTCTCGAGTAATGCAGTTTCGGAACAAATCTACCTGAAAGCTCTGGAGCGTGTTGGCGGGGGTGTCTCAGCCCCGGCTGCAAATCTCAATCAAGGTCTGCGCTCTGATCAGATCCAAGCCGTTGGACAAGCTGTTGCAGCTCAGAACCAGGGCGGACAAATCGGGATTTCTTCTAAACAGTCTGGAACCGGTGCGAAAGAGGCCCCTCTGTATGTTGTTGTGGAGGAGTCCCTAGGGAGTGCCGTGTTTCGCTGGGTTAAGTTCATCGTTCTCTTCTGTGCTTTCGCCTACGCGTCGATGATCGTACTCTCAATTGTCCTCGAAACAACTGGCGTTTTGAAGAATATCAAAGGCCCTCACAGCAACGAAGCGCAGCCGGAGCACCAAACTGTCCGCTTTAGTGATGTTCATGGTTGTGATGAAGCAAAGGATGAGCTCCAGGAACTAGTTGAGTTTTTGCTGAACCCGGAACGATTTTCTTCACTCGGTGGCAAACTCCCCAAGGGAGTTTTGCTTGTTGGGCCTCCTGGAACTGGAAAGACTCTGCTAGCCCGTGCCGTTGCAGGCGAAGCCggtgtccctttcttctaCATGTCAGGCTCTGAGTTCGATGAAGTGTATGTAGGAGTTGGCGCCAAGCGGGTCCGTGAACTTTTCAACCAAGCCCGAAGCAAATCTCCCGCGATCATTTTCATTGACGAACTTGATGCCATTGGTGCAAAGAGAAATGAACGAGATGCTGCCTACGTGAAACAGACCCTGAATCAGCTCCTAACCGAACTCGACGGATTCTCTCAGTCTACCGGTGTTATCATCCTTGCCGCAACCAATTATCCTGAACTGCTTGACAAGGCCTTGACCCGTCCTGGTCGATTTGATAGAAAGGTCGTTGTTGACCTACCAGACGTTCGGGGACGCATGGACATCCTGAAGCATCATATGAAGAATGTGCAAATCAGCACTGATGTTGATGTAGCAGTGATCGCTCGTGGTACGAGCGGCTTCTCTGGTGCTGACTTGGAAAATCTAGTCAACCAGGCCGCCATTTTCGCCAGCAGGAATAAGCAATCTAAGGTCACTCCGAAAGATTTTGACTATGCCAAGGACAAAATCATCATGGGTGCAGAGGCTCGCAGCAGGATTATCCAGGATAAAGACAAGCTTTTGACCGCCTACCACGAGGCGGGGCATGCTCTGGTTGCCTACTTCTCGCCGTCCTCTATGCCTTTGTACAAAATCACCATCATGCCTCGAGGAATGTCTCTAGGTTCAACGCATTTCTTGCCGGAAATGGACATGGTATCTAAAAACTATGTCCAGTATCTAAGCGACATCGACGTCTCCATGGGCGGTAAGgtggctgaggagctgatCTATGGGGAAGACAAGGTTACTAGTGGTATCTCAGCG GACCTCGCGAGTGCGACGCGGACGGCCTTCACGCTCGTCACGCGTTTTGGCTACTCCAAGAAACTTGGAAACGTCGACCTGTACGCCAACTACGATAGCCTATCTTCCGAAACAAAGCAGGAAATCGAAGCTGAAGTTCGGCGGTTGGTCGAGGAAGCTCGCCAGCGTGCCACCAACATTTTGACCGAAAGGAGACATGAACTAGAGTTGCTGACAAAGGCGCTGATTAAGTATGAAACATTGACCAAGGAGGAAATGGAGAAGGTTCTGAGGGGCGAAAGTCTCGACAGACTTGTCGTGCCGGCCGATGCGCCTATGAAACTACCTGAGCCTATAAGTGCGACGAATCTGAGCCCGAACCAAGGCGTGGAAGAATCTGGGAACCGCGCGTCTGCAGAATAG
- a CDS encoding pyridoxal phosphate-dependent aminotransferase (transcript_id=CADANIAT00003486), producing the protein MSFSGRRVSILRPSNRRFSVGKELSNNELQSETHRQFRTAHEGHRPHAGLDASRASTGVVWCTERASEHGFLEDPSGWANLGQGAPEADDEIEGSFPRPETIPITSAAREYGPTAGIKPLRAAVARLYNEHYRQGKESQYTWENVCIVPGGRAGLIRIAAILGNSYLSFPIPDYSAYSEMLSLFKNIAPIPMPLAQEDHYHIHPDKIAEEIARGTSVILTSNPRNPTGHFISGDELAHIQDICRDRATLILDEFYGGYNYTTDCDGTTISGAANVVDVNKDDVLLIDGLTKRFRLPGWRIAWVVGPKEFIDALGSAGSYLDGGANVPFQEAAIPMLEPSLVHQEMKALQTHFREKRDFVLKRLREIGFRIQDVPQATFYIWLDLTSLDPPLPKEANISDGLNFFNALLSEKVIVVPGIFFDLNPAKRRDLFDSPCHHFVRLSYGPKMEVLKMGLDGIERVIRRARGEHYEPTAMDEQAIED; encoded by the exons ATGTCCTTCTCCGGACGCCGCGTGAGCATCCTGCGCCCCTCCAACCGACGCTTCTCGGTGGGCAAGGAGCTATCAAACAACG AACTCCAGTCTGAAACCCATCGTCAATTTCGAACCGCCCACGAAGGTCACCGTCCCCATGCGGGCCTGGACGCATCCCGTGCCTCTACCGGTGTCGTCTGGTGTACCGAACGTGCCTCTGAACACGGCTTCTTAGAAGACCCTTCGGGCTGGGCCAATCTCGGCCAGGGTGCTCCTGAAGCTGACGACGAGATTGAAGGCAGCTTCCCCCGTCCTGAAACTATTCCCATCACCTCTGCCGCTCGAGAATACGGCCCAACGGCTGGTATCAAGCCTCTTCGTGCCGCTGTAGCCCGCTTGTACAATGAACACTACCGCCAAGGCAAGGAGAGCCAATATACCTGGGAAAATGTGTGCATTGTCCCCGGTGGACGTGCGGGTTTGATCCGAATTGCGGCCATTCTGGGCAACTCATACCTCTCTTTCCCCATTCCCGACTACTCTGCGTACTCGGAAATGTTGAGTCTGTTCAAGAACATTGCTCCCATCCCGATGCCGCTCGCCCAGGAAGATCACTACCACATCCATCCTGATAAGATCGCGGAGGAAATAGCTCGTGGAACGTCGGTCATCCTGACTTCTAACCCGCGGAACCCTACTGGGCACTTTATCTCCGGTGACGAGTTGGCCCACATTCAGGACATCTGTCGAGACCGCGCTACTCTCATTCTTGACGAGTTCTATGGCGGTTACAACTACACGACCGACTGTGACGGGACGACCATCAGCGGTGCCGCGAATGTCGTTGACGTGAACAAAGACG ACGTTCTCCTTATCGACGGTCTCACAAAACGTTTCCGCCTACCGGGCTGGCGTATCGCCTGGGTTGTCGGGCCCAAGGAATTCATCGACGCCCTCGGCTCCGCAGGCTCTTACCTCGACGGTGGCGCCAACGTCCCCTTCCAAGAAGCCGCCATCCCCATGCTCGAGCCCTCCCTCGTACATCAGGAAATGAAGGCCTTGCAAACCCACTTCCGCGAGAAACGCGATTTCGTCCTCAAGCGTCTTCGCGAGATCGGCTTCCGCATCCAAGACGTCCCGCAAGCAACCTTCTACATATGGCTCGATCTGACCTCGCTTGACCCGCCGCTTCCCAAAGAAGCCAACATATCTGACGGTCtgaacttcttcaacgctCTTCTTAGCGAGAAGGTCATTGTCGTGCCGgggatcttcttcgacttgAACCCGGCGAAAAGACGTGACCTGTTCGACAGTCCTTGCCATCACTTTGTCCGCTTAAGTTACGGCCCGAAAATGGAGGTGCTTAAGATGGGTCTTGATGGTATTGAGCGGGTTATCCGTCGTGCTAGGGGGGAGCACTATGAACCTACAGCAATGGACGAGCAGGCTATTGAGGATTAG